In Bacteroidia bacterium, a genomic segment contains:
- a CDS encoding T9SS type A sorting domain-containing protein, with amino-acid sequence MFKATLWLFLTSVLFSPAQLVANPSPATIHILFFSPDVGESNMLADSAYGFFEQLCKEKKYFLTRSTSCSVFDNVESIRRFHVLVVLNQHSINVLNQRQKDNFSEYIIGDKAHSGGALVSFHLEKRIFRDGAESGWTWYNELTELTDPGKTGIVVSEVSSIYPILNAEAPNVDSNISFRPISNYKMLPHPLPGSGYAGGKVFVTFLANSPGKFSRNSKDFHLFTEHIERAVDWASGSKVERPVMVKLLDLSDKTNVSSIHLSWIPGGNPTKIKALDILRSEDGITWKQMATFEENLTSDFWDNETRPGRFYYRIRQTNINGSFLYSDMVVADISNAAPQVEIFPNPIQNMLFIRLEMLESKSAKIFVETREGQKLITKTLENVNGKVNLQFDVSTFPPGIYLLKVSADTGETTERFLKY; translated from the coding sequence ATGTTCAAAGCTACCCTTTGGCTGTTCCTTACTTCTGTATTATTTTCCCCCGCCCAGTTAGTGGCCAATCCTTCCCCCGCTACGATTCATATTCTGTTTTTCTCTCCGGATGTTGGTGAATCAAATATGCTCGCCGATAGTGCTTATGGTTTTTTTGAGCAATTATGTAAGGAGAAAAAATATTTTCTGACCAGAAGTACTTCCTGTAGCGTATTCGACAATGTAGAGAGCATTCGAAGGTTTCATGTGTTGGTTGTTCTAAACCAACACTCAATCAACGTGTTGAATCAACGTCAGAAAGATAATTTTTCCGAGTATATCATTGGTGACAAGGCGCATTCGGGTGGTGCTCTGGTGAGTTTTCATCTCGAAAAACGTATTTTTCGGGATGGCGCAGAGTCTGGATGGACATGGTATAATGAGCTCACGGAGTTGACTGATCCCGGCAAAACAGGTATTGTTGTTTCGGAGGTTTCTTCCATCTATCCGATTTTGAATGCCGAAGCCCCGAATGTTGATTCGAATATAAGTTTTCGCCCTATTTCCAATTATAAAATGTTGCCACACCCGCTGCCTGGGAGTGGGTATGCAGGCGGGAAGGTGTTTGTTACGTTTCTTGCGAATTCACCGGGTAAATTTTCGAGGAATTCAAAAGATTTTCATCTTTTTACCGAACATATTGAAAGAGCGGTTGATTGGGCAAGCGGGTCTAAGGTTGAGCGCCCCGTAATGGTGAAATTGCTCGATTTATCTGATAAGACCAACGTTTCTTCTATACATCTTTCATGGATTCCGGGTGGTAACCCGACAAAAATAAAGGCACTGGACATACTTCGCAGTGAAGATGGTATCACCTGGAAACAAATGGCAACATTTGAGGAAAACCTTACTTCAGATTTTTGGGATAATGAAACCCGACCTGGTAGGTTTTATTACCGGATTCGCCAGACTAATATAAATGGAAGTTTTCTGTATTCTGATATGGTGGTTGCTGACATAAGCAATGCAGCTCCTCAGGTAGAGATTTTTCCCAATCCAATTCAAAATATGCTGTTTATCCGGCTGGAAATGCTCGAGTCAAAATCTGCTAAAATCTTTGTTGAGACAAGAGAAGGCCAAAAATTGATCACCAAAACGCTGGAAAACGTGAATGGGAAAGTTAACCTTCAGTTTGATGTAAGTACTTTTCCACCGGGTATCTACCTGCTAAAAGTGTCTGCGGATACGGGAGAAACGACAGAACGATTTTTGAAATATTAG
- a CDS encoding DUF5060 domain-containing protein, whose product MLIRRILLNTFAFIVIFNVCIFAFSSPPTVTGQLKTWHKITLTFDGPAASELGNPNPFTDYRLNVTFTMGSRTYIVPGYFAADGNAGETGATSGNKWRVHFAPDTSGIWNYSVSFREGSYVAVDPDPAAGTPVAGTIDGYTGSITVSPSDKTGNDFRGKGRLNYVGGRYLQFAGSGDYYIKAGTDAPENLLGYYEFDNTRCYGGSNSRKTKGTKTFDANGITYQYHADTLHHYDPHLSDWNTGDPVWHGSKGKRLIGVLNYLAGKGMNVISFLTMNIGGDGQDVYPYVNYNNDPSPQDDRLRFDISKLDQWDVVFEHADSLGLMLHVKLQETENDQLLDGGHLGPERILYYGMMIARFGYHLAVEWNMGEENDIWTELNDPGNTYLKSYAQFFNYYDPYQHPIVIHSYPGQQSQVYTPMLGFSDMTGASLQTDLPSNVHKQTLNWIEESSNNGHIWVTASDEIGPASWGVMPDGSGNNHDEVRKQVIWGNYMAGGGGIQHYFGYNTLHHDLDCEWFGSRDQTWDYSRYAKELLETLPMNEMVNMNSLIGNGADNNNKYCMGKAGEVYLIFLANGGTTNIDLSATPSLFDVHWYDPRNGGGLQNGSLTSVSGGSASISVGNPPDSVSRDWVVVVSAQGSNFPVEFLDFTATPIQSNVLLKWSTAHEENSGWFEVRRSIDGILWENVAEVLAAGSSHTLKTYSHTDRGLKKGVYYYQIKEIDLDGKSQLTNIIEVTIDDIRPVVSIFPNPAHNELTLQVEMTVNESVNYYLVNALGQRIMERESPVTRGVWNQTIDISSCVPGLYYLFARIGEDNYVRPVHVY is encoded by the coding sequence ATGCTTATTCGTCGGATACTGTTAAACACCTTTGCCTTTATTGTTATTTTTAATGTCTGCATATTTGCTTTTTCCAGTCCTCCCACTGTAACTGGGCAATTAAAAACCTGGCATAAAATTACGCTTACCTTTGATGGACCCGCTGCCTCTGAGTTGGGTAATCCCAATCCTTTTACCGACTATCGGTTGAATGTGACTTTTACCATGGGCAGCCGGACATATATAGTTCCCGGATATTTTGCCGCTGACGGCAATGCCGGAGAAACAGGCGCTACTTCGGGTAATAAATGGCGGGTACATTTTGCCCCTGACACTTCCGGGATTTGGAATTACTCAGTTTCTTTCCGCGAGGGTTCTTATGTCGCAGTAGATCCCGATCCGGCGGCTGGTACCCCAGTAGCGGGAACAATAGACGGATACACGGGCAGTATTACTGTTAGCCCTTCTGATAAGACTGGGAATGATTTCCGGGGAAAGGGACGTCTTAATTATGTCGGTGGCCGTTATCTGCAATTTGCCGGTTCGGGAGATTACTATATTAAAGCAGGTACCGACGCACCGGAAAACCTGCTGGGATATTATGAGTTTGACAATACCCGCTGTTATGGCGGATCAAACTCCCGGAAAACCAAAGGAACCAAAACCTTTGATGCAAATGGCATTACGTATCAATATCATGCCGATACCCTCCACCATTACGATCCGCACCTCAGCGATTGGAATACAGGCGACCCGGTATGGCATGGGAGCAAAGGCAAGCGCTTGATTGGCGTACTTAACTACCTCGCCGGTAAAGGAATGAATGTAATCTCGTTCCTTACCATGAATATAGGCGGCGATGGGCAGGATGTTTACCCCTATGTCAATTACAATAATGATCCTTCCCCACAAGATGATCGCCTGAGGTTTGATATATCCAAACTAGATCAGTGGGATGTCGTTTTTGAACATGCAGATTCTCTTGGACTTATGTTACATGTCAAGCTGCAGGAAACAGAAAATGACCAGTTGCTGGATGGCGGCCATCTCGGACCTGAACGCATTTTGTATTATGGGATGATGATCGCACGTTTTGGTTACCATCTTGCGGTAGAATGGAATATGGGGGAGGAGAATGATATCTGGACAGAATTGAATGACCCTGGGAATACGTACTTAAAGTCTTATGCACAGTTCTTTAATTATTATGACCCTTATCAGCATCCAATCGTCATTCATAGCTATCCCGGTCAGCAATCACAGGTTTATACCCCTATGCTGGGTTTTTCAGATATGACCGGTGCTTCGCTTCAGACTGATCTCCCTTCCAATGTGCACAAGCAAACCCTGAACTGGATCGAAGAATCTTCCAATAACGGGCATATTTGGGTAACAGCTTCTGATGAAATCGGTCCGGCAAGTTGGGGCGTAATGCCTGATGGATCAGGGAATAATCACGATGAAGTAAGAAAACAGGTGATATGGGGAAATTATATGGCTGGTGGAGGCGGAATACAACATTATTTTGGTTACAACACCCTGCATCATGATCTGGACTGTGAGTGGTTTGGCTCCAGAGACCAGACATGGGATTACTCCCGGTATGCTAAAGAATTGCTGGAAACACTTCCTATGAATGAAATGGTGAATATGAATAGCCTGATCGGAAATGGCGCCGACAATAACAATAAATACTGTATGGGCAAGGCGGGAGAAGTTTATCTGATTTTTCTGGCTAATGGCGGCACTACAAATATTGACCTTTCCGCCACGCCCAGTCTGTTTGATGTGCATTGGTATGACCCTCGCAACGGGGGAGGCCTTCAAAACGGCTCTCTTACTTCGGTAAGTGGCGGTAGTGCCAGCATATCGGTTGGAAATCCGCCTGACAGTGTTTCCCGGGACTGGGTTGTGGTTGTTTCCGCTCAAGGTTCCAATTTCCCTGTCGAATTTCTCGATTTTACTGCTACTCCTATACAGTCCAACGTTTTGCTAAAGTGGTCTACCGCCCATGAGGAAAACAGCGGCTGGTTTGAAGTCCGGCGTTCAATAGATGGTATATTGTGGGAAAATGTAGCAGAAGTTCTTGCTGCGGGCAGTTCCCACACCTTGAAAACTTATTCCCATACAGATCGTGGTTTGAAAAAAGGTGTATATTATTATCAGATAAAAGAGATCGACCTCGACGGCAAATCGCAGTTAACCAATATTATTGAAGTTACCATTGATGATATAAGGCCTGTTGTAAGCATTTTCCCAAATCCAGCCCATAATGAATTGACCCTGCAAGTTGAAATGACAGTGAATGAATCTGTCAACTATTACCTGGTAAATGCGCTGGGGCAACGAATCATGGAACGGGAATCGCCCGTAACCCGAGGGGTATGGAACCAGACCATTGATATATCGTCATGTGTTCCCGGGCTCTATTATCTGTTTGCCCGGATTGGCGAAGACAATTATGTGAGGCCGGTTCATGTTTATTGA
- the secG gene encoding preprotein translocase subunit SecG, translating into MFVFFGILSILVAIVMILAVVIQNSKGGGLSSTFGAGGATQILGARRSNEFIEKFTWYLAIGLAVLAFAANVSGNQGSASSTNQLRMGAAIENQIVTDPVSLPDASSFDQLPATDENTTDDGN; encoded by the coding sequence ATGTTTGTTTTTTTTGGAATTCTGTCAATATTGGTCGCTATAGTCATGATTCTGGCAGTAGTGATTCAAAATAGTAAAGGTGGTGGCCTGTCTTCTACCTTTGGTGCCGGCGGTGCAACCCAGATTCTGGGCGCCAGAAGGAGTAATGAGTTTATCGAAAAGTTTACCTGGTACCTGGCCATCGGGCTTGCTGTGCTGGCATTCGCTGCGAATGTCTCCGGCAACCAGGGATCTGCTTCATCTACCAACCAGCTTCGTATGGGTGCTGCCATTGAAAATCAAATAGTTACAGATCCGGTTTCTCTCCCGGACGCATCTTCTTTTGATCAGTTGCCTGCAACTGATGAGAATACTACCGATGACGGTAACTAG
- a CDS encoding NAD(P)-dependent oxidoreductase: protein MTTLKGKTVFITGASRGIGKAIGIRLAQEGANVVVAAKTDSPHPKLEGTIYTAAEEIEAAGGKALPVLLDVRLEEMAEDAVKKAVDTFGGIDILINNASAIMLTGTLQTPMKRFDLMHQVNFRGTYLMSQKCIPYLKKSENPHILNISPPLNIEKKWFAPHVAYTMAKYGMSFCAYAMSEEFKRDGIAVNCLWPRTAIATAAIEMLGGEQMMNQSRKPEIMADAAYFILSQNSRECTGNFFLDDEVLAQNGITDLDHYAHVPGAKLIHDFFI, encoded by the coding sequence ATGACGACTCTCAAAGGAAAAACCGTATTCATCACAGGAGCCAGCAGAGGCATAGGAAAGGCCATTGGTATCCGTTTGGCACAAGAGGGTGCCAATGTTGTGGTAGCAGCAAAAACTGATTCCCCTCATCCCAAGCTCGAAGGCACGATTTATACTGCCGCAGAAGAGATTGAAGCAGCAGGAGGGAAAGCACTTCCGGTATTGCTCGATGTAAGGCTGGAAGAAATGGCCGAAGACGCCGTGAAAAAAGCGGTGGACACGTTTGGCGGAATTGATATTCTCATCAATAATGCCAGTGCCATTATGCTTACTGGCACACTTCAGACGCCGATGAAGCGCTTCGACCTGATGCACCAGGTCAATTTCAGGGGAACCTATCTCATGTCTCAAAAGTGTATCCCCTACCTGAAAAAGTCTGAAAATCCTCATATTCTCAATATTTCTCCGCCACTAAACATCGAGAAAAAATGGTTTGCGCCTCACGTAGCCTATACCATGGCTAAGTATGGCATGAGCTTCTGTGCATATGCTATGTCAGAAGAGTTTAAACGCGACGGCATTGCTGTCAATTGCCTTTGGCCCAGAACTGCCATTGCAACTGCCGCAATCGAAATGCTGGGGGGCGAACAGATGATGAACCAGTCGCGCAAGCCGGAAATCATGGCCGACGCCGCGTATTTTATCCTTAGCCAAAATAGCAGAGAATGCACGGGAAATTTTTTCCTGGATGATGAAGTACTTGCCCAAAATGGCATTACTGATCTCGACCACTACGCACATGTTCCCGGGGCAAAACTGATTCACGATTTTTTTATCTGA
- a CDS encoding acyl-CoA dehydrogenase family protein, giving the protein MLDLYATDKLRGLYPRVKKYLETEIYPIELSLLNKPFFEVEKILRAKKREVEDLGIWNAYHEEKHGGPGLNLMEVAQLGELLATTPFGHFLCNCQAPDAGNIELLIRYASPEMRKKFLDPLLSGEIRSCFSMTEPEFAGSHPVDMGTTAFRDGDEYIINGHKWFTSSADGAAFAIVMCITNPEEANPYRRASMIIVPTDTPGFKLVRNIPVMGHPGEGWASHAEIIYQQVRVPVSNLIGPEGSGFQLAQERLGPGRIHHCMRWIGICERSFSLMCRRAATRDMGDGDKLGDKQMVQQMIAESRAEIDAARLMVLHTAYTMETKGHRAAAQEISTIKFFVAGILQKVVDRAIQIHGALGMTDDTILSWWYREERAARIYDGPDEAHKASLARKILKEYKN; this is encoded by the coding sequence ATGCTGGATCTTTACGCTACTGACAAACTCCGGGGCCTTTATCCCAGGGTAAAAAAATATCTGGAGACAGAAATTTATCCGATCGAACTGAGTCTGCTGAATAAACCTTTTTTTGAAGTGGAAAAAATTCTTCGTGCAAAAAAAAGGGAAGTTGAAGACCTGGGAATATGGAATGCCTATCATGAAGAAAAACATGGGGGCCCCGGTTTAAACCTGATGGAAGTCGCCCAATTGGGCGAGCTGCTTGCTACGACTCCTTTTGGTCATTTTCTCTGCAATTGCCAGGCACCTGATGCCGGCAATATCGAGTTGCTTATTCGTTACGCTTCTCCGGAAATGCGCAAAAAATTTCTGGACCCTCTGCTTTCCGGTGAAATACGGAGTTGTTTTTCCATGACTGAGCCTGAATTTGCAGGATCACACCCCGTGGATATGGGCACGACGGCGTTCAGAGATGGAGACGAATACATCATTAATGGGCATAAATGGTTTACCAGTTCGGCTGACGGCGCAGCCTTTGCCATCGTCATGTGCATCACCAATCCCGAAGAGGCCAATCCGTATCGCCGGGCGAGTATGATCATCGTACCGACAGATACCCCCGGTTTTAAACTGGTGCGAAATATCCCTGTCATGGGACACCCCGGGGAAGGTTGGGCTAGTCACGCGGAGATTATATACCAGCAGGTACGTGTACCGGTTTCAAATCTTATCGGCCCCGAAGGGAGTGGTTTTCAATTGGCTCAGGAGCGATTGGGGCCGGGTAGGATTCACCATTGTATGCGATGGATTGGCATTTGTGAACGATCTTTTAGCCTGATGTGCCGGAGGGCTGCTACCCGGGATATGGGAGACGGAGATAAGCTGGGAGATAAACAAATGGTTCAGCAAATGATTGCAGAAAGCCGGGCGGAAATTGATGCAGCCAGACTAATGGTTTTGCACACCGCTTATACGATGGAAACCAAAGGACACCGGGCAGCTGCGCAGGAAATCTCAACTATCAAATTTTTTGTCGCAGGTATTCTGCAAAAAGTAGTGGATCGTGCCATCCAGATTCACGGGGCGCTGGGTATGACAGATGACACGATCCTTTCGTGGTGGTATCGGGAAGAAAGAGCTGCGCGCATCTACGACGGCCCGGACGAAGCGCATAAGGCATCTCTTGCCCGAAAAATTCTGAAAGAATATAAGAACTAA